Proteins co-encoded in one Nicotiana sylvestris chromosome 7, ASM39365v2, whole genome shotgun sequence genomic window:
- the LOC138873408 gene encoding uncharacterized protein, with protein MAAPPNFEEGQSTYRPTRFNGQYYGWWKTRMHNFIMAEYSELWDIICDGPHVPMKKLGETGLMVPKDRKEYNIINRKAVEKNYHAKKILVCGIGPDEYNKVSACDSAKEIWEALQTAHEGTTQVKQSKIDMLTTEYELFRMKDDESIQDMHTRFISIINKLHSLGDVIPKNKLVRKILSVLPGSWESKVNVIAEAKDLQTLTMDELIGNLKTYEMKRKKDSERREPKKEKNLVLKAENSDSSEEDSDMAYLTKRLQKMVRRNGGVPKRGSSSKARNNDLCHMCGKLGHIIKDCPFLKQEQYKQNPDKAAKGTRF; from the coding sequence atggctgctccacccaactttgaggaaggacaatcaacctacagacctactagattcaatggtcagtactacgGTTGGTGGAAGACTCGTATGCATAATTTTATAATGGCTGAATATTCAGAACTATGGGACATCAtctgtgatggtccacatgttcctatgaagAAGCTTGGAGAAACTGGACTAATGGTGCCGAAAGACAGAAAGGAGTACAATATTATTAACAGAAAAGCCGTAGAAAAGAACTATCACgccaagaaaatcttggtatgtggtataggacctgatgagtacaacaaAGTCTCAGCTTGTGAttctgccaaagaaatatgggaagcattgcaaaccgcacacgaaggaactactcaggttaaaCAATCCAAAATTGACATGCTCACCACGGagtatgagctcttcaggatgaaggatgatgagtctatacagGATATGCACACTAGATTTATATCCATCATAAATAagcttcattcacttggagatgttattcccaaaaacaagcttgtaaggaaaattctcagtgttctacctggttCTTGGGAGAGTAAGGTAAATGTCATCgctgaagctaaagatctacaaactctaaccatggatgagcTGATTGGTAATCTAaagacatacgagatgaaaagaaagaaagacagtgaaaggagagagccaaagaaggaaaagaacctggtactcaaggcTGAAAACAGTGACTCAAGTGAAGAAGATAGTgatatggcctatcttactaaaagGTTACAAAAGATGGTTCGAAGGAATGGTGGTGTACCAAAGAGGGGTAGTTCAAGTAAGGCAAGGAATAATGATCTCTGTCACATGTGCGGAAAGCTAGGGCATATCATCAAAGACTGTCCATTTTTGAAACAGGAGCAATACAAACAAAACCCTGACAAAGCAGCAAAAGGAACCCGATTCTAG